In Citrus sinensis cultivar Valencia sweet orange chromosome 3, DVS_A1.0, whole genome shotgun sequence, the sequence GagattgaattgatttttttttttttttcacaaagaGATTCAATTgatctaataaattaaaaaaagaaaaagaaaaaataatatccaTTTTCTAATTAGAAGTGTTGTGTTCCTGTTTCCAGGAATTTTTACAAGCGTTGTGCGGGGACCACCGATAGGTCATGGTTTTGTTACGACCCATGGTTGGGTATTTAGCTTTCAGCGCCGTGAAACGCTTCCAGTCACGCAGAACAAACTTGAGATCACTGACTTTAGCATCGATATGACGACAACAATTGGAATGCACGGTGGTCACAGACCAAATATTTTTGCTATCCTGACAGAACCCACTGAAATACTGTGTGTCCAGAAATTTAACCCGCATGCCCAATTGCTTAAAGATGCCTTTTCTCATCAACTCCAGCAGCACGTCTTGCTCTTTCATGCCCGTGGAGTTATCCTTCATGCCGTACCATTTGCTGAATAAATCGATGGTTCTGTTGTTTGATCTGATGAAATAGAAGCCTGTGttgattaaattcttttgCGATCGCGGGTCCCCGTTGTATTCGTCAACGCTGATTTGGAGATCTTCAGATTCGTTTTTGTCCAGCATCATAAACGGATTCCTCATCCACATCACGTCAGTGTCCTGCAGTGATTTCCAGTGCCCAAAAGCAATGTATAACGAAAACGGTCTTGTttacatacatatatgtgtaaataaatgtaatgtaatgttacttaaaataaaacccaagaatttaattttgatgatgtttCATTGACTAATGTTAATTGCCTCCCGTTCGCCCAAGACACAAGGGAGCCAGTGAAAATCTCAACCAGTATTATCAGGTGCTGCAACACAGAAGTCAAAGTTCAAACTATTATCTATCCTTCAAGTGCAGCACATGGCTAGAAAATGAGAAGACAATAAGGTCAAGGGTACCCGAGTATCTCATAGACTAGAGATGGCAAAGTAACAAACCATGgcaataatttcaaaattcaatccTGAATACACGAAAATCAAATCAGTTTGCGTTGCAGACGGTCTCCAAAACAAGTCTTTACAAGTTCAAAGTTTTACGCCGTGGGGATTGTTGACCACGGCAAGTTACTCTGTTTGATGACCACGGCGAGTTGAATCATTGCCTTGTAGACATTTGCTTCAATGGTGAAATTGGACTGTTGACAAATCCCTAGTAATTTTCAGCCCGGCTGCTAACCTAAGACATGAAAATAGTTTCGGCCGCCATAATTACTCGGTGGATTTTTGAAATGAATGGTCAGGAATCTAGATGGTCATGACTCATGAAAGAGTCGCACAATCCATGAGTACCCGACTATTCAGTTAAAATATCTTGGAATTTCATGTGCCGAACAGCCAATCGGCCGATAACTCAACCTTAACTTTTGgagaacaaatattaaaataacccACTGACATTCCCCCACGTGTCAAGAATCCCCGACTGGCACAGAATCCTCCCCGTGAATGAACTTAAAAAACACCGGGCAAAGACaaagtcaaaataatttaaaacgcCCAACTGcagttgattttattaattaaacctAACCGCCTGCGGCACCCCCACAACCCCCAACCCCCAATCCCGATCGCAGCATTAACCTATCTTGAACCCCAAGCAACTGAACAACCttaatttacaaatcaaaattaaaaataataattggcaATTTAGCATTGcatgcaataataataataataataatagtgataTGCAAAAGgaatgttataaaaaaaaaaaaaaataccgtGAAGATGAAGCTGTATCCACGTTTAAGAACATCAAGCAATAAATTAGTCCTCCTCCACATCATCTTGATGAAATCTTGAGACATGTAAACTTTCTCAGTAGCGAAATCAACGCCGTCCGTCAGTAATCGGTAACAATGCAGACGCTTAAAGAGGCAGCGATCATAGGCCGTCTGATCGACAGCGACAATGAGTAGATTATCGAGCAACGGGCGTGTCCCTTCGCCTAACCAAAAACTCTCCAAGAAGAGATCCAGCATTGTCGTATCAGCCTTAATGCTTTGCTCCACATAAGCCCGGTTCACCACCGCGATTATAACTGTCTTGTTCGGCATTGCCGCTTCTTCCAATGCCAATTCGAGTTCATCTATCGGAAGCTTGATCGTTTTCTGCAAAaagtttcttgttttattttattttttaatcattaaatattaatctaGACATGCACGCACATAATACTACcggtataattaattaattaattaatgaccGATCATATACCCAAATATACAATAACtgtaataatcaaaatattaaaaaaaaatgatgatgatgatgatgatgatgatgatcacaAATGAAAGTTTATTTGTTCACTTACGAGTCTGGTATGCGGGCAGATGCGTTGGGGTTTTTGGTACGGTAACAAAGGGTTTGATCTCGACGGAGACCAGATGCAAATATAAAGGACCCCTGCGAAGAGAAGAGAGACGATGAACAAATTTCCCAGAGATATTTTGGAATAATCCATCTGGCATAATAACTGTTTCATAGGATTTGGATCTCTCATGCTATTTGCTTCTTTCATGATTCACATATGTAATGTATTTACGCTGTATGTGATCAAAAGACGATCGATCACTGAAGAAAACTGTAAGGTTTTGATGGGTCTAATATTTTCAACGATCTGCTTTGAGAAAGAGAATCAAGGAGAGGAATTAATGACGAGTAGAATGATCATGCAGATGCAATGATGCTGATGAGAAGACTGAGATTGGAGGTCCCATTAAATTCGCATcgctttcattttagttttgcttgtatgtatgtattattCTTTACAGCTACCTACAATTACAACAAATACACATTATAAATACTTTTTTCAAGCTACGTGTTctgtaaatttagaattttgattaatttggaATCTCCAAGtcttactctttttttttttttttttacaattaaggacatacatacatacacacacacacacacacacacacacacacacacacacacacacacacacacacacacacacacacacacacacacacacatatatatatatatatatatatttgtgatTCAAAATACCCTTTagtgctatatatatatattcacaaTACTTTTGCATTACGGATACTGATTTTGCATGGTCCTTGAAATACACGGTAGcctcaaatttaaattgatatgGAATCAACCTAGTACTTATTTCAATAAGCTCAAATACTAATCCgactatttattaattaattgtaccAATAGCTAGCTTGTGTAACATTATTCTcatagattttataaaatctgtATAAATAGTTAgttgtttaaatttaaaaatttaattatcataattttgacaaatccAAAGGTGGCCAATTGGTTCGTGTTGGCCTCACATGTCTTGATAAGATATTACATCTATGTAGATATTTGTACATGTATTAGGCCAATGCTATGTGACAGTGTCTCACATAAAAGTTGCATctaaacaattcaaaataattatatatacaacTAAACACACTTGAACTTGTTGGGTGCAATACTTATGTTGATGTATGTCACATATATGTATTGTACGTATTTCGGAATTAGGACGAGTCATATGATATTATCCCAGGTTATTCTGTGGCCAATTCTGTAGCTTAGTTGAAGCTTATCCAAAAACGTACACGAACAGTTAATCCAGCCATGAGAGTATTAGTTTATGGGGAACTATCTGATGATGCCACGCAAGTTGTGgttattattatgtaatttattagTTAGTAATTAGAGTCCCAAACATCTTTGCTTTCAGCTTTGGTCAAACTTTATATATTATGTTGGACACGCATCTTTgtgatttaatatttgaaaaaattttgcaCAAAATTTGGAGTAATTTTCGTAGGGCAAATTCTATTTCCACGGCGGGCACCCCAGAAAATTGGTATGTCCCAAGataggaaattaaaaattgtttggaCTTTGAAGGATGTTACTTGTCACTCTCACTTGATTTATGATTATGCTTAAGTGAAAGTTTCCACAATAGCAGATTTGAAGATCGATTTGgttctttgttttttgttttttttgtttttttttttttggttctttgtTATTTGCTGAGCTCTATCGATGGCAAtccaataatataaattaattaggtaTTTAAAGTCTACGATAACACCATTAAtgcaataattttataccaaAGTGAGGTCATTTTCGCGATCAGCAGTATTATGATCTATGTTTGGTTACGCTTTGgggataaaataaattggatGTATATATcctgtcctttttttttttctttttctacatGACTCAAAGCTTATACAAACAGTTATACAttcattttgttgatgatagaaattataaaatagtgaaataaaattgcTTCTATTCGGGAAGTACTTTATCGTTTTGTTTAACCATGGCTCTTGGGCATCAAAACGACTTGCAAAAATTCCAAATCTGTATTAttgagaaattttaatatattagaaATACCATATGATGATATGACAcgtgtgtatttattttaaaaaatcatcttaCAAGTagtgattatattaaatttaattacacatgTCATGCATACATAACTTATCGTACCCTAACTCcccaaccccccccccccccccgaaAATGGCAATTAAGGAGTTCTATTGCTCTTGTATCTTTTGTGAAGGAAGGACACTCGTATCTTTCgtgaagaaaaattaattgcaaCATTGATACGGTAGTTAATTTGATGAGGAattctataatatattaaaagtaatacAATCATATATGATAtgtgtaattgaatttaattctacaattttagaatttctcctAATTTAAGAATCTCTTCTAGCATGTAATCATTTGTGAGATGATCCATTGGTTCCTATTTGAAAGAGTCTACTAGAAGATTATTTGGATTTTCCCAAATATTTGTTCATGTAaccttttgtatttttatttcccttctattttgttttactaAAATTTCCACAATTTACTAATGGGTCTTTGGTTGAATGAGAGAGGCCTTATACTTACAATGGTAAGTACAACGATTCAAGCTTCCATAAGAGCTTTATGGAGTTTAGTTTCAGTACTCTctcaattatcaactaattaagTGGAGACAATCGCTCTCTGACAAAGTGTGAATGAAGTAAGCACCccttgaatattaaaaaaagtttaaattacaatCTCTCTCTTATGAAATGTGAATGGAGTAAGCAcctctcgaatattagagaatGTTTAAATTACAATCTCTCTCTTACGAAATGTGAATGAAGTAGgcatccctcgaatattagagaatGTTTAAATTACAATCTCTTTCTTATGAAATGTGAACGAAGTAGGCACCTCTCAAATATTAAAGATGATTTAAAGTATCTGAGCAAGTGTTTCAATGTGTCAATGTATAGCAATAGTCCCAATTGTATAgcatgattgtaaatattaattgtaatatctggtgtaatatcaataataatatgtgtataatagaatttaaaaaaattccacaattcaataaaaaattactttgaaaaTTACGATAATTTGCCTTCTATTAAATGAATAGCATGTCAGATTTAGGATGAATTTAATTCTCAAGATAAGTTCTGATACATGTAATATTATCgaacaaaaaaaagtttggGGCAGATTCTTAAATTATGAGAACTATCCAAACTTCATATAATcattatctaaaataaaaaagatcgaaaaaaatatatatagacaaCAAAGTGCAATTTCATAAGTAAATTGATTAAGAGAATCCAGAACACATTAAACCACAgctcaaatattattatacataGATATGATGAACCATCAAGAGAAGTCACCCAAAAGAAGCAAAGAATGAATCATAATGCACAAAAGACAGAGGAGCATAGCCATTAACTCGACATGGACAACACCTAATGGAAATTGATTAAAGAACATAGCATAGTCtcaattttttcctttccttCTTAGTCTTGGGAGGTTGGAGAATCACCTTGATAGCAGCATCAAACACTATCTTCACATTctgcatttttgttaaaaatatttttaacaagattaacaatgaaaaaaaattgcaccTCGAACTGATTCAGGTGTGTTATAGCGATCTTGCACAAGTATAATATAACACAAAGTTGCTTGGAACATTGATTAATTGCACAAACCTGCTGTGTCTTTGAGCTGCACTCAACATATGCCAATGCTCCTATTTGCTTCTTGAGTTTTTGACCCTGGTAACGGATAATGTATAAATGTATAGGatttggaaaatgaaaataacccAGAAAGGCTGTCTTAAGCGCtatgtttatttttgaatagATTTCTTGCAGTTGCAACTAAAAGTTTGCATAATAGTAAGGTAAAATGAACTTGCGATTCAGCTAAATTTACAGTTAGTTACAGCCCCAGCCACATCTTTCATACTTAACTTGTGTTTGTGACATGTAAATTGATAAGAGAAGTTGTAGAATCAAGATTTTTGTAGTGCTACTTTGGAACTATATCATTTCTGGTTCATTTCTTCCTGTCACAATAGATTGTGATTACTTTGTTTTGGGTAAACATATAACCAATAACATTAACAAAACCCATATACACATGCCTATGCCCTCTGGAAAGGTAAACACAGTGATAATTAGAAGCCTACCTGTTCTGTAGAAATAGTATATGCTCCGGGATAATCCAAGTGGAATTGTCTGTCTTTTCTAAGATCTGCTACATCACATAATTATGTATTAACAGCAAGAAGGGTCCATACTTTCAAGTGCTCACTTATGTATACACAGACATGGGGAGGTGGGTGTCCACAAATACATACAAACAGGCTATTGTAAAAGGATTTTGAGGACCCAAATTGTTCGTTTACATACCACACATGTGTATGCAAAAGTATGTGTAAATTAAGTAGTAGACAGAAAATGGACAAATTTTGAGGCACAAGCACAAAACTAAGCTTAGAAACCTTTGAAAGGGAAATGAGcagcgaaaaaaaaaaagatgaaaggAACTTTATTGTCTTCAACTTTAAGTTCTTTCACCAAACACATAATTATGAAGAGCATTGAGAAACTTGAATGCAAAGCAATGACATAGTTATGGAAATACCCATTCACAGAatcaataaatcaattaagcGAGAAGTATATCACCTAGTTTTGTCCCCACAAGAACAATGGGCACTGATGGGGCATAATGTCTCAGCTCCGGGACCCACTTCTCCAACATAACAGGGGGGCACAaggagaaaggaaaaagaaacaacgCATAGAGAAGAATCAGATAAGTATATAAACATGATCGAATCATGCATGGTTGAAAGTTAAGCTTTAGGAGGACCtagtttcaaaattaaattaagaaaaagagagagagagagagagagagagaggagaagCTTACTTTTTTGGAGATGTTCTCATAACTAGGCCTACTAATGAGAGAAAAAGCAAGAATGAAAACATCGGCTCCTCTGTAACTTAAAGGTCTCAGCCTATTATAATCCTCCTGACCTGcataataagttatttaaaaaccaagaattatatataatccTTATCCTTCCACTTTTTGGCGGGTCacttttgtaaaatcataccATTTGCTGAAcattaacttgaaaataaaagtaaactaTTAATCCCATGAATTAAGGTTGCTTTTGCTATTCAAAAGCAGATGAAAAGCTTGAAGTTGACAAGGCTGTGTCTAGATTCTAACACCTCTAGATTTTTCACATTTGAGAGGTTATCTGAACTATTCAATTGTACAGAAGCTCTATCTTCTTTTGTAGTGGAAAAACTACTAAGCCTTAACTCTCTAAAACTTCTAAGCATCTTTGATCGCAGTTTAATTATCCTCCTGATTGTCGCCACTAGAAAGAAAGTTTGAATTTCTAAACAATCCGAGTGACAAGTTTTGCAAGattcaatattttcttctctggGTATTGTCAAAGTTTATGTTGCATCAGATTCATatcatgtgaataaaaaaaccAATCTTCCAGAAGTAAGTATGAGAATATTAACGAACTCTagctaataaaatttaaataaaactagtgTGTCAATAGTCAGTCATAGCTAAATGGCTAACATGAAAATCAAACTACAAAATTAAGAGACAGAGAGAGTACCAGCAGTGTTCCAGAGACCTAAATTCACAGTCCAGCCATCAACCATGACATTAGCGCTAAAGTTATCAAAAACAGTAGGCACGTAATCATGTCACAGAACCCACAAAGCAAGATCCTTTACTAACCAAATGCACATAAAAACATGACTAAGAAACAATTTTAAGAGAAGTTATATACAGTTGGGAAAGTGTTGCCGGTGTAAGAAATGAGGAGACATGTCTTGCCAACGGCACCATCTCTAACGGTCACACATTTGATGAACTTTGTTGCTATTGTTGTCATTGTtgttgaagatgatgatgcCGATGCTGTTGTACTAGTCATTTTACAGCTGCCCCATAAACAACTTCACTGAAGCAAGACTGGGCTACCTCTTTGTTCCCTCAGAGTCAGTGTCACAGA encodes:
- the LOC102620101 gene encoding uncharacterized protein At1g28695, translating into MKEANSMRDPNPMKQLLCQMDYSKISLGNLFIVSLLFAGVLYICIWSPSRSNPLLPYQKPQRICPHTRLKTIKLPIDELELALEEAAMPNKTVIIAVVNRAYVEQSIKADTTMLDLFLESFWLGEGTRPLLDNLLIVAVDQTAYDRCLFKRLHCYRLLTDGVDFATEKVYMSQDFIKMMWRRTNLLLDVLKRGYSFIFTDTDVMWMRNPFMMLDKNESEDLQISVDEYNGDPRSQKNLINTGFYFIRSNNRTIDLFSKWYGMKDNSTGMKEQDVLLELMRKGIFKQLGMRVKFLDTQYFSGFCQDSKNIWSVTTVHSNCCRHIDAKVSDLKFVLRDWKRFTALKAKYPTMGRNKTMTYRWSPHNACKNSWKQEHNTSN